The following coding sequences are from one Verrucomicrobiia bacterium window:
- a CDS encoding Gfo/Idh/MocA family oxidoreductase, producing MKTHESGRRTTTVNRRGFLRATALGAATVYGGLNVARSRAEAVPASGKVRVALVGSGGMGRGNLDTFLGNAEVECPVVCDVDDRMLAEAVSLVERRRGTRPATTRDFRRVLERPDVDAVIVATPDHWHALPTVLACQAGKDVYVEKPLATSIREGRAMVTAAREHRRVVQMGTQWRSGRHFAEAVACVHSGQLGKVSLVRGWAYHDWLPACPKRPDGPVPDGVDYDMWLGPAPKRAFNPNRFHFNFRWYWDYAGGLMTDWGVHLINVLLWAMGPQPPTSVMSSGGNLNADEAWETPDAQMAIYEFPDYMLVWEHKNGVGIGLNGRPWGMSFTGTEGTLFLTDAGFEVLSERRKAADEPKRFPGSGDARPAHVRNFLDCVKSRKAPDQDVEVGHHVSTVAHLGNVAQRAGRKVYWDAGAERVRDDAEADRLVGVDYRAPWTLPYYPKV from the coding sequence ATGAAGACACACGAGTCCGGCAGGCGAACGACGACGGTGAACCGGCGGGGATTTCTGCGTGCGACCGCCCTGGGGGCGGCCACGGTGTATGGGGGCTTGAACGTGGCGCGAAGCCGCGCCGAGGCGGTGCCGGCGAGCGGGAAGGTTCGGGTTGCCCTGGTCGGATCGGGCGGCATGGGGCGCGGCAATCTGGACACCTTCCTCGGCAACGCCGAGGTCGAGTGCCCGGTGGTGTGCGACGTGGACGACCGCATGCTCGCGGAGGCGGTGTCGCTGGTGGAACGGCGCCGGGGAACGCGTCCCGCGACAACACGGGATTTCCGCCGGGTGCTGGAACGTCCCGACGTGGATGCGGTGATCGTGGCGACGCCGGATCACTGGCACGCTCTGCCCACGGTGCTGGCCTGTCAGGCGGGCAAGGACGTGTATGTGGAAAAGCCGCTGGCCACGAGCATTCGGGAGGGCCGCGCCATGGTGACGGCCGCGCGCGAGCACCGGCGGGTGGTGCAGATGGGGACGCAGTGGCGGAGCGGCCGGCATTTCGCGGAGGCGGTGGCCTGCGTGCACTCGGGGCAGCTGGGCAAGGTCAGCCTGGTCCGGGGTTGGGCGTATCACGACTGGCTGCCGGCCTGTCCGAAGCGGCCGGACGGACCGGTGCCGGACGGGGTGGATTACGACATGTGGCTGGGGCCGGCGCCGAAGCGGGCCTTCAATCCGAACCGGTTCCATTTCAACTTCCGTTGGTACTGGGATTACGCGGGCGGCCTGATGACCGACTGGGGGGTGCACCTGATCAACGTGCTGTTGTGGGCGATGGGACCGCAGCCGCCGACCTCGGTGATGTCCAGCGGGGGCAACCTGAATGCCGACGAGGCATGGGAAACCCCGGATGCCCAGATGGCGATCTACGAGTTCCCCGACTACATGCTGGTGTGGGAACACAAGAACGGTGTGGGCATCGGCCTCAACGGGCGGCCGTGGGGGATGTCCTTCACCGGGACCGAAGGGACGCTCTTCCTCACGGACGCCGGGTTCGAGGTGCTGAGTGAGCGGCGCAAGGCGGCGGACGAACCGAAGCGGTTCCCGGGCAGTGGCGACGCCCGGCCGGCGCATGTGCGGAACTTCCTCGACTGCGTGAAATCCCGGAAGGCTCCGGACCAGGACGTCGAAGTGGGGCATCATGTCTCGACCGTGGCGCACCTTGGCAATGTGGCGCAGCGGGCCGGACGCAAAGTGTACTGGGATGCCGGGGCGGAGCGGGTACGGGACGACGCCGAAGCGGACCGGTTGGTCGGTGTGGACTACCGGGCGCCGTGGACGCTGCCGTATTATCCGAAGGTTTAG
- a CDS encoding terpene cyclase/mutase family protein: MMSSKRTVPNGPDACWVGRRAGVTLAWTLVLAGLLGGGMPGQTAEPPPSSAAGEGTVPVVDAATEAVIEGAMRFLAGAQLPNGSWGSTDFERRHPVAMTAYTLMAFLGAGHLPGEGEHGRVVRAGLQYLLDVARPDGTFGDRSLGQYMYNHGVATTVLAELYGQTQAADIKPKLDRAIRLIVSCQNAEGGWRYRPIAQDADVSVTVLQVVALRAAKNAGIDVPQETIDRAVRYVRSCFDPGSGGFTYQPGNRAPGYARTAAAVYSLQVCGLYDDPLVLRGSEYLMKNFGQREWFTYGTYYAAPAQYMLGGEVWKAWYPRMKAQLLRQVVRDGNRAYWDGSIDMGSNGLGPVYATAVYASVLAMPWNYVPIYQR; encoded by the coding sequence ATGATGTCATCGAAACGAACCGTACCGAATGGGCCGGACGCCTGCTGGGTGGGTCGGCGGGCCGGGGTGACGCTGGCGTGGACGCTGGTCCTGGCAGGGCTGTTGGGCGGGGGGATGCCGGGGCAGACGGCCGAACCTCCACCGTCGTCGGCGGCGGGCGAAGGGACCGTGCCGGTGGTGGACGCGGCGACCGAGGCGGTGATCGAGGGGGCGATGCGCTTTCTGGCCGGTGCGCAGTTGCCGAACGGTTCGTGGGGCAGCACGGATTTCGAGCGGCGGCATCCGGTGGCCATGACGGCGTACACGTTGATGGCCTTTCTGGGGGCGGGGCATCTGCCGGGGGAAGGTGAACACGGAAGGGTGGTGCGGGCCGGGCTGCAGTATCTGCTGGATGTGGCACGACCGGACGGGACGTTCGGCGACCGGTCGCTGGGCCAGTACATGTACAACCACGGGGTGGCCACGACGGTCCTGGCGGAGCTGTACGGTCAGACGCAGGCGGCGGACATCAAACCGAAGCTCGATCGCGCCATCCGGCTGATCGTGAGCTGTCAGAATGCGGAGGGAGGCTGGCGTTACCGGCCGATCGCGCAGGATGCCGATGTTTCGGTGACGGTGCTTCAGGTGGTGGCCTTGCGGGCGGCAAAGAACGCCGGGATTGATGTGCCACAAGAGACCATTGACCGGGCGGTGCGGTATGTGAGGAGCTGCTTCGACCCGGGTTCGGGCGGGTTCACCTACCAGCCGGGCAACCGCGCCCCGGGTTATGCCCGCACGGCGGCGGCGGTGTATTCGCTGCAGGTCTGCGGGCTGTACGACGATCCGCTGGTGCTGCGCGGGTCGGAGTACCTGATGAAGAACTTCGGCCAGCGCGAGTGGTTCACCTACGGGACGTATTACGCGGCCCCCGCCCAGTACATGCTGGGCGGCGAAGTGTGGAAGGCCTGGTACCCGAGGATGAAGGCGCAGCTTCTCCGCCAGGTGGTGCGGGACGGCAATCGTGCCTACTGGGACGGGTCGATCGACATGGGATCGAACGGCCTGGGGCCCGTGTACGCGACAGCGGTCTATGCCTCGGTGCTGGCCATGCCATGGAACTACGTCCCCATCTATCAGCGATGA
- a CDS encoding BatA and WFA domain-containing protein: MSFLAPLALWFALSIPALVLLHLLKRRHRTHPVPSTVLWDRHLADTRAQSPWQRLRAQWLLLLQILLLALAVLALARPLSSSTATPSPLRVLILDASASMQSTDVLPSRFEAARAEAHRWVQGLGPHQTLAILQAGPGVLVRQAPTSDRTALRRALDACQVTDGPARIGDALRLAESLIRNVEGAEIHLFSDGALAGLDASPAPALPAVFHPVGVRRRNVAFTSLEVRPHPENPAQRTLLASLVNLTPDPVETSVTLAAGTENVAVRTVSLDAGASASVVFNVTPWPVEVFTVRHDAPDDLAVDNHASVVSPPPVPARILLATRGNAFLQRAILASGPVALTVVQDFPDTPDSPDSPADWDIVILDGLTPSPWPSANLLAIAASPPDWFDQTEPVSNPAIVDWQAGHPVLRFVGLDAVAIAKASTATLPPWGNALIDTPQGPVAFAGQHRSQRILWLGFDLLDTTWPLRVSFPVFIANAIQWLHPHAARSAALNIRAGEPIRLQPPQSAARLEIQPPGEDWQEVPYSPGAPQVAYARTDRQGLYRFRWPGGETTVAVQAIDPVESDTTPRPIPWQTSAHPPVAASALPSAPQERWRGFAAAALAILLLEAWFQHRRT, encoded by the coding sequence ATGTCCTTCCTCGCCCCGCTCGCCCTCTGGTTCGCCCTCTCCATCCCTGCCCTCGTCCTCCTCCATCTCCTCAAACGTCGGCATCGCACCCACCCCGTCCCCAGCACCGTCCTTTGGGACCGCCACCTCGCCGACACCCGCGCCCAATCCCCCTGGCAGCGGCTGCGTGCCCAATGGCTCCTCCTGCTCCAGATCCTCCTGCTCGCCCTCGCCGTGCTCGCCCTCGCGCGTCCCCTCAGCTCTTCCACCGCCACCCCAAGCCCCCTGCGCGTGCTCATCCTCGACGCCTCCGCCTCCATGCAGAGCACCGATGTCCTGCCCTCCCGCTTCGAAGCCGCCCGCGCCGAGGCCCATCGCTGGGTGCAGGGTCTCGGCCCCCACCAAACCCTCGCCATCCTCCAGGCGGGCCCGGGCGTCCTGGTCCGCCAGGCGCCCACTTCCGACCGCACCGCCCTCCGGCGTGCCCTCGACGCCTGCCAGGTCACCGATGGCCCGGCCCGGATCGGAGACGCGCTGCGGCTTGCCGAGAGCCTGATCCGCAACGTCGAAGGCGCCGAAATCCACCTGTTCAGCGATGGAGCCCTCGCCGGCCTCGATGCCTCCCCCGCCCCGGCCCTGCCCGCGGTCTTCCATCCCGTCGGCGTCCGTCGCCGCAACGTCGCCTTCACCTCCCTCGAGGTCCGCCCGCATCCCGAAAACCCCGCCCAACGCACCCTGCTCGCCAGCCTGGTCAACCTCACCCCCGATCCGGTCGAAACGTCCGTCACCCTCGCCGCCGGCACCGAAAATGTCGCCGTCCGGACCGTCTCCCTGGATGCAGGAGCCTCAGCCTCCGTCGTCTTCAACGTCACTCCGTGGCCCGTCGAGGTCTTCACCGTCCGTCATGATGCCCCCGATGACCTCGCCGTGGATAACCACGCCTCCGTCGTCAGCCCCCCACCCGTCCCAGCGCGCATCCTCCTCGCCACCCGCGGGAACGCGTTCCTCCAACGGGCCATTCTTGCCAGCGGCCCAGTCGCCCTCACCGTGGTCCAGGACTTCCCCGACACCCCCGACAGCCCCGACAGCCCCGCGGACTGGGATATCGTCATCCTCGACGGCCTGACCCCCTCCCCGTGGCCCTCGGCCAACCTGCTGGCCATCGCCGCCTCCCCACCGGACTGGTTCGACCAGACCGAACCCGTGTCGAACCCGGCCATCGTCGATTGGCAGGCGGGCCATCCCGTCCTGCGCTTCGTCGGCCTCGACGCCGTGGCCATTGCCAAGGCCAGCACCGCCACCCTCCCACCCTGGGGCAACGCCCTGATCGATACGCCTCAGGGCCCCGTGGCCTTCGCCGGACAGCACCGATCCCAGCGCATTCTCTGGCTGGGGTTCGACCTCCTCGACACCACCTGGCCCCTGCGCGTCTCCTTCCCGGTCTTCATCGCCAACGCCATCCAATGGCTCCATCCCCACGCCGCCCGGTCTGCCGCCCTCAATATCCGGGCGGGTGAACCCATCCGGCTGCAACCGCCCCAGTCCGCCGCCCGCCTCGAAATCCAACCTCCCGGGGAGGACTGGCAGGAAGTCCCCTACTCACCCGGTGCGCCCCAGGTGGCCTACGCCCGCACCGATCGCCAGGGCTTGTATCGCTTCCGCTGGCCCGGTGGGGAAACCACGGTCGCCGTGCAGGCCATCGATCCCGTTGAAAGCGATACCACCCCCCGGCCCATCCCATGGCAGACCTCCGCCCATCCCCCTGTCGCCGCCTCAGCCCTTCCCTCCGCCCCGCAGGAACGCTGGCGAGGGTTCGCCGCCGCCGCCCTGGCCATCCTCCTGCTCGAAGCCTGGTTCCAGCACCGTAGAACCTGA
- a CDS encoding ATP-dependent 6-phosphofructokinase, translating to MPLLPVDSLGPARFPGPRSQRLAPRGLIPETLEWIDGRPPHDPRLFLRAGPAESLYFNPAETRAGIVTCGGLCPGLNNVIRSLHLELHHGYGVHSVLGFRDGYRGLDPDRGREPLELTIDSVDDIHRDGGTLLGTSRGPVDVPRAVEHLVRRGVHLLFTIGGDGTQRGARELHVEARKRGHPLAVVGVPKTIDNDVAFVDRTFGFATAVAAAREILDGAHTEAHSAPNGVSLVKLMGRHAGFIAAAATVASQDVNFCLVPEQPFVLEGPDGFLAALLRRVRNRRHAVIAVAEGAGQEHLPAIETARDASGNPRLGDIGAFLAAQIRRAFHEAGEELTLRMFDPSYSIRSRPANNEDAVLCDRFARHAVHAAMAGLTGLVIGFLHGQFIHVPIELLVATPKRLNTQGELWRAVLATTGQEDFPRPPATPAG from the coding sequence ATGCCCCTGCTCCCCGTCGATTCCCTCGGTCCCGCCCGGTTCCCCGGGCCCCGGTCCCAACGCCTTGCGCCCCGCGGCCTGATCCCCGAGACGCTCGAATGGATCGATGGCCGGCCCCCGCACGATCCCCGTCTCTTCCTCCGTGCCGGGCCCGCCGAATCCCTCTACTTCAATCCGGCCGAAACCCGCGCCGGCATCGTGACCTGCGGCGGCCTCTGCCCCGGCCTCAACAACGTCATCCGCTCCCTCCACCTCGAACTCCACCACGGCTACGGCGTCCACTCCGTCCTCGGATTCCGCGACGGCTACCGTGGCCTCGATCCCGACCGCGGTCGCGAACCCCTTGAACTCACCATCGACTCCGTGGATGACATCCACCGCGACGGCGGCACGCTTCTCGGCACCTCGCGCGGGCCCGTGGATGTCCCTCGTGCCGTCGAGCACCTTGTCCGCCGGGGCGTCCATCTGCTCTTCACCATCGGTGGGGACGGCACCCAGCGCGGCGCCCGGGAACTCCACGTCGAAGCCAGGAAACGCGGGCATCCGCTGGCCGTGGTCGGCGTCCCGAAAACCATCGACAACGATGTCGCCTTCGTGGACCGCACCTTCGGCTTTGCGACCGCCGTCGCCGCCGCCCGCGAGATCCTCGACGGCGCCCACACCGAAGCGCACAGCGCCCCCAACGGCGTCAGCCTGGTCAAACTCATGGGCCGCCACGCCGGCTTCATCGCCGCCGCCGCCACGGTGGCCAGCCAGGACGTCAATTTCTGCCTCGTTCCCGAACAACCCTTCGTCCTCGAGGGCCCCGACGGCTTTCTCGCCGCCCTCCTTCGTCGCGTCCGCAACCGCCGCCACGCGGTGATCGCCGTCGCCGAAGGTGCCGGTCAGGAGCATCTGCCCGCCATCGAGACGGCTCGTGACGCCTCGGGCAATCCGCGGCTTGGCGACATCGGGGCCTTCCTGGCGGCGCAGATCCGTCGCGCCTTCCACGAGGCCGGCGAGGAACTGACCCTCCGCATGTTCGATCCCAGCTACTCGATCCGCAGCCGCCCCGCCAACAACGAGGATGCGGTCCTCTGCGACCGGTTCGCCCGACACGCTGTCCACGCCGCCATGGCCGGCCTCACCGGCCTGGTCATCGGATTCCTCCACGGACAGTTCATCCATGTGCCCATCGAACTGCTCGTCGCCACGCCAAAGCGGCTCAATACCCAGGGCGAACTCTGGCGCGCCGTCCTCGCCACCACGGGCCAGGAGGACTTCCCCCGCCCTCCCGCCACGCCGGCGGGTTGA
- a CDS encoding sigma-70 family RNA polymerase sigma factor, with product MESLPDSPDWIDVALARYGPALARYAASIVGDPDTARDVVQDTFVRLCRADPGQLDGHLAEWLFTVCRNRALDMQRHHSRLTALPGPDEIEALHPDPSPDAAAEHHDTARLALELLRSLPPRQQEVVRLKFQAGLSYAEIAGITRLSVANVGFILHSALKTLRRRMLQAL from the coding sequence ATGGAGTCACTGCCCGACAGCCCGGATTGGATCGACGTCGCCCTCGCCCGCTACGGACCCGCCCTGGCCCGCTACGCGGCCAGCATCGTCGGCGATCCCGATACCGCCCGCGATGTCGTTCAGGACACCTTCGTCCGCCTTTGCCGCGCTGACCCGGGCCAGCTCGATGGCCACCTCGCCGAATGGCTCTTCACCGTCTGCCGCAACCGCGCCCTCGATATGCAACGCCACCACAGCCGCCTCACCGCACTCCCCGGGCCGGATGAAATCGAAGCGCTCCACCCGGACCCGTCGCCGGATGCCGCCGCCGAACACCACGACACCGCCCGCCTCGCCCTCGAACTTCTCCGCTCCCTCCCGCCCCGCCAACAGGAGGTCGTACGCCTGAAATTCCAGGCCGGCCTCAGCTACGCCGAAATCGCCGGAATCACCCGCCTCAGCGTCGCCAACGTCGGCTTCATCCTCCACTCCGCCCTCAAGACCCTCCGCCGCCGCATGCTCCAAGCCCTCTAA
- a CDS encoding PmoA family protein, with protein sequence MRCLLPALGLGLGLGLGLSSLSSAAQPRLTVHAGDHDRQDCPVSFDWPHGGGAWVLRTPEGRLLPIQRSGNLAWYVEPGLPRGTTRQYPLLPVPPSDAEAPAQGARATHRNQNLTLSLGDRPVLTYLAGPGELPREAIPEAFRRGGYLHPVHTPSGRIVTDDYPPNHIHHHGFWWSWPRTVFEERRPDFWNMGEQRGRTDFEALDAFEHGPVFASLHARQVFTDVLVDPPRIALRETWEIRLFALSPRAGVHLFDLNSSQSVPDASAVLFPRYYYGGFAFRGPWAWNGPAAARYLDANGVTNRVAANETRARWFWLGGTVEDALSGVAVLGHPTNFRAPQPLRVHPREPFVCWTPSQLGDWSIQPDSPLHSRYRIVTLDGEPDPARIEALWHDFATPPLAVLEGSLVPADP encoded by the coding sequence ATGCGTTGTCTCCTTCCGGCGCTCGGCCTGGGCCTGGGTTTGGGCCTGGGCCTCAGCTCCCTCTCCTCCGCCGCCCAACCCCGCCTCACCGTCCATGCGGGAGATCACGACCGGCAGGATTGCCCGGTCTCCTTCGACTGGCCCCACGGCGGGGGCGCCTGGGTCCTGCGAACCCCGGAGGGCCGACTGCTTCCCATCCAACGCAGCGGCAATCTCGCCTGGTATGTCGAACCCGGTCTCCCACGCGGCACGACCCGCCAGTACCCGCTCCTCCCCGTCCCCCCCTCCGATGCGGAAGCACCCGCACAAGGCGCCCGCGCCACCCATCGGAACCAGAATCTGACCCTCAGCCTCGGGGATCGCCCCGTCCTCACCTACCTGGCCGGGCCCGGCGAACTGCCGCGCGAGGCCATTCCGGAAGCCTTCCGGCGCGGCGGTTACCTCCATCCCGTCCACACCCCCTCCGGACGCATCGTCACCGACGATTACCCGCCCAATCACATCCATCACCACGGGTTCTGGTGGTCTTGGCCCCGTACCGTCTTCGAGGAGCGCCGACCCGACTTCTGGAACATGGGCGAGCAACGTGGCCGAACCGACTTCGAAGCCCTCGACGCCTTCGAGCATGGCCCGGTCTTCGCCTCCCTCCACGCCCGGCAGGTCTTTACCGACGTGCTCGTGGATCCACCCCGGATCGCCCTGCGGGAAACGTGGGAAATCCGCCTCTTCGCCCTCTCCCCGCGCGCCGGAGTCCACCTCTTCGACCTCAACTCCTCCCAGTCCGTCCCCGACGCCTCAGCCGTCCTCTTTCCCCGCTACTACTACGGCGGTTTCGCATTTCGCGGCCCGTGGGCCTGGAACGGACCCGCCGCCGCCCGCTACCTCGATGCCAACGGCGTCACCAACCGCGTCGCCGCGAACGAAACCCGGGCCCGGTGGTTCTGGCTGGGCGGAACCGTGGAGGACGCCCTGTCCGGCGTCGCCGTCCTCGGACATCCCACCAACTTCCGCGCCCCCCAACCCCTCCGCGTCCACCCCCGTGAACCGTTCGTCTGCTGGACCCCCTCGCAACTCGGCGATTGGTCGATCCAGCCGGATTCTCCCCTCCACTCCCGCTATCGCATCGTCACCCTCGACGGCGAACCGGATCCCGCCCGCATCGAGGCCCTCTGGCACGACTTCGCCACGCCTCCGCTCGCCGTCCTCGAAGGTTCCCTCGTCCCCGCAGACCCCTAG
- a CDS encoding DUF58 domain-containing protein produces the protein MHDLILAPSLLRQLDRLRVAASHRARHPGRGERPSRARGHAVEFADHRDYSPGDDFRHLDWNLYGRLDRLYVKRHEDERENRLHIFLDASASMNFGSPSKFDLARRLAAGVTHVALASHDRVAIHPFPRPGPDVPDQASHHAVLGAPPGLRSTSLFFRHLSRLVPGGRADWNLAIQQMAAPLRRGGIAMILSDCLDPHGCLPALDALANRGLHVNLVQILAPEELEPATFGDLRLLDAETREHREITFPRQRLAAYRNTVERYCQDLQSACHRRGGRYLRVRSDAAPEDVLLRAMRRQRILE, from the coding sequence ATGCACGACCTGATCCTCGCCCCGTCCCTCCTGCGCCAGCTCGACCGCCTCCGCGTCGCGGCCAGCCACCGTGCCCGCCACCCCGGGCGCGGCGAACGACCCAGCCGCGCCCGCGGCCACGCCGTCGAATTCGCCGACCACCGGGACTACTCCCCCGGCGACGACTTTCGGCACCTCGACTGGAACCTCTACGGCCGCCTCGACCGCCTCTACGTAAAACGTCATGAGGACGAACGCGAAAACCGGCTCCACATCTTCCTCGATGCCAGCGCCTCCATGAACTTCGGCTCGCCCTCCAAGTTCGATCTCGCCCGCCGCCTGGCCGCCGGCGTCACCCACGTCGCCCTCGCCTCCCACGATCGTGTCGCCATTCACCCTTTCCCCAGGCCCGGTCCCGACGTGCCCGATCAGGCCTCCCACCATGCGGTGCTCGGCGCGCCTCCCGGGTTGCGCTCCACCTCCCTTTTCTTTCGTCACCTCTCCCGTCTCGTTCCCGGAGGCCGTGCCGACTGGAACCTCGCCATCCAACAGATGGCCGCTCCCCTGAGGCGCGGCGGCATCGCCATGATCCTCAGCGACTGTCTCGATCCCCACGGATGCCTTCCCGCCCTCGACGCCCTCGCCAACCGCGGCCTGCACGTCAACCTCGTCCAGATCCTCGCCCCCGAGGAACTCGAACCGGCCACCTTCGGGGACCTCCGATTGCTGGATGCCGAGACCCGGGAACATCGGGAAATCACGTTTCCACGCCAGCGCCTGGCGGCCTACCGCAACACGGTCGAACGTTACTGCCAGGACCTTCAATCCGCCTGCCACCGTCGTGGCGGACGTTACCTCCGCGTCCGGTCCGACGCCGCGCCGGAGGATGTCCTCCTCCGCGCCATGCGCCGCCAACGCATCCTCGAATAG
- a CDS encoding PEP-CTERM sorting domain-containing protein (PEP-CTERM proteins occur, often in large numbers, in the proteomes of bacteria that also encode an exosortase, a predicted intramembrane cysteine proteinase. The presence of a PEP-CTERM domain at a protein's C-terminus predicts cleavage within the sorting domain, followed by covalent anchoring to some some component of the (usually Gram-negative) cell surface. Many PEP-CTERM proteins exhibit an unusual sequence composition that includes large numbers of potential glycosylation sites. Expression of one such protein has been shown restore the ability of a bacterium to form floc, a type of biofilm.), whose translation MTLGTVAATLAVTATAGFPWDEIADDIALTSGGTFSSAEIAYAGFNFAGGETLTLNLYSMDGAPTPGSFGFATPGSLLYSQTLPITAANDGRVTFTDAAPSVVLPSTVAVGLVFDIDFPNSQAGPLLFDPPTGGSSFDDFWVRGFEGDADWALRVIDLPGGLFLPVNFGIELSTTDGLVYANLANPLLLADGSQAYLAVPEPGTWISMGGVGLLAASVLYRRFRQAKAG comes from the coding sequence ATGACGCTTGGAACGGTGGCCGCCACGTTGGCGGTGACCGCGACCGCGGGGTTTCCGTGGGATGAGATAGCGGATGACATCGCGCTGACGAGTGGGGGTACATTCTCGTCTGCGGAGATTGCGTACGCCGGCTTCAACTTCGCCGGGGGGGAGACGCTGACCCTCAACCTGTACTCGATGGACGGGGCACCGACGCCGGGGAGCTTCGGATTTGCGACGCCGGGGTCGCTGCTGTACTCGCAGACACTGCCGATTACGGCGGCGAACGATGGCCGGGTCACGTTCACGGATGCGGCGCCGTCGGTGGTGTTACCCTCAACGGTGGCGGTGGGGTTGGTGTTCGACATCGACTTCCCGAACTCGCAGGCGGGACCGCTGTTGTTCGATCCGCCGACGGGAGGTTCCTCGTTCGATGACTTTTGGGTACGGGGATTCGAGGGGGATGCCGACTGGGCACTGCGGGTGATCGATTTACCGGGCGGGCTGTTTCTGCCGGTGAACTTCGGGATTGAGTTGAGCACGACGGACGGGTTGGTGTACGCCAACCTGGCGAATCCGCTGCTGCTGGCGGACGGGTCGCAGGCTTATCTGGCGGTGCCGGAGCCTGGGACGTGGATCAGCATGGGCGGGGTTGGGTTGCTGGCGGCCTCGGTGCTCTACCGCCGATTCCGGCAGGCGAAGGCGGGTTGA